In one window of Mytilus galloprovincialis chromosome 6, xbMytGall1.hap1.1, whole genome shotgun sequence DNA:
- the LOC143079508 gene encoding annulin-like, whose amino-acid sequence MYKRRMKDKRGKRSPQRRRRKNHERDAKYSSSNCRVVCYGPPKDKVCGWERNKRRCRRRSGSRGRHRSGSRHRSGSRHRSGSRKRHGSRHRSGSRKRHGSRHRSGSRHRSGSRHRSGSRHRSGSRGRRSKSPPEKIPIIDQKPVVQDEEEEVNKRFHVLGIDFNIPLNTKNHHTDKFECTEERVREGDSKKLPAELVVRRGQSFTLTITFDREYDKKENDLEFCFTTGSRPKPPKGTAVEFDMDENANGTGHHSEWYAKMVEKKGNTIKVEITPACNCIIGEWEFSILTSSKIQAEDDPLLFKYTSGSDITILLNPWCEHDECYLATTSLLNEYVLNDTGAVFQGNYKQINAKVWNFAQFENKVLEISLDLLLEHFGGQPTIDMSDPIKLSRAITEVVNANDGGVLVGNWSGKYEDGISPTMWSSSESILNKYDETKESVKYGQCWVFSAITTTVCRALGLPCRSVTNFSSAHDSDGSVAIDEEYEKDKKTGKLKRLKTGDSVWNFHVWNECWMTRNDLGNGYDGWQVIDATPQEVSGGVYRCGPAPVTAIKRGELGRMQYDLPFVFAEVNADVIKWVKLSSSKWEKLDVDTSRVGKNISTKEPDGKPYDKNQSLFPWNWGKDDGRFDITHEYKYKEGTLEERLAVQNAGKASKKVRQVDEAEHMDVVMDIVGNDGILLGSNFDVEVKVKNQSKDHKVRTITVLDIGVEPKLYTGETGDEFAEKRYNDIRLKYEEEETFKFTLKPDDYLDHLEEQYMMNITATAQVKETGKVHIKEEDYRLRRPDIEVEAPKSGKRYKPFEINVSLKNPLSKPMTKCVVHVEANGIVNVEEKISDIPANSTWKHSITIKAKRYGRITMNVTLDCVEIKDITGYANIEIEP is encoded by the exons ATGTATAAGAGAAGAATGAAAGACAAGAGGGGAAAGCGCTCCCCACAAAGAAGGAGACGTAAAAATCATGAAAGAGATGCTAAATATTCCTCAAGTAACTGCAGAGTAGTATGTTATGGGCCACCTAAAGATAAAGTATGTGGTTGGGAAAGGAACAAAAGGCGGTGCAGACGTCGATCTGGATCACGTGGGCGCCACAGAAGCGGTAGTCGTCATAGGAGTGGAAGTCGTCACAGGAGTGGAAGTCGTAAGAGACATGGAAGTCGTCACAGAAGTGGAAGTCGTAAGAGACATGGAAGTCGTCACAGGAGTGGAAGTCGTCATAGAAGTGGAAGTCGTCACAGAAGTGGGAGTCGTCACAGAAGTGGAAGTCGGGGCCGAAGAAGCAAAAGTCCACCTGAAAAAATACCAATAATAGACCAAAAACCCGTTGTACAAGATGAGGAAG AGGAAGTCAACAAACGTTTCCATGTTCTTGGTATCGATTTCAACATTCCTCTCAACACCAAGAATCACCACACAGACAAATTTGAATGCACCGAGGAAAGAGTAAGAGAGGGCGATAGCAAAAAACTGCCAGCTGAGTTGGTTGTCCGTAGGGGTCAGTCCTTCACATTGACCATTACGTTTGACAGAGAATATGACAAGAAGGAGAACGATTTAGAGTTCTGTTTCACAACTG gATCTAGACCGAAACCACCGAAAGGTACAGCTGTTGAATTCGATATGGATGAAAATGCCAATGGTACCGGTCATCATTCCGAATGGTATGCTAAGATGGTTGAGAAAAAAGGCAACACAATCAAAGTAGAGATTACACCTGCATGCAACTGCATCATTGGGGAATGGGAATTCTCTATTCTTACGTCATCGAAAATCCAAGCGGAAGATGACCCCTTGTTATTCAAGTATACAAGTGGCAGCGATATAACTATTTTATTGAATCCATGGTGTGAAC ATGACGAGTGCTATCTAGCAACAACCAGTCTGttaaatgaatatgttttaaatGACACTGGAGCTGTTTTTCAAGGCAACTATAAACAAATCAACGCAAAAGTTTGGAACTTTGCGCAG TTTGAAAATAAGGTTTTGGAGATCAGTTTGGACCTTTTACTGGAACATTTTGGTGGTCAGCCAACAATTGATATGAGCGACCCAATTAAGTTGTCAAGAGCTATCACAGAAGTC GTAAATGCAAATGATGGTGGCGTTCTGGTCGGAAATTGGAGTGGGAAATATGAGGATGGTATTTCACCAACCATGTGGTCTAGCAGTGAGAGCATTCTCAACAAATACGACGAGACTAAGGAGAGTGTCAAATACGGACAGTGTTGGGTTTTCTCGGCAATAACTACAACTG TATGTCGAGCATTAGGACTGCCATGTCGGAGTGTTACAAACTTTAGTTCGGCCCACGATTCAGATGGAAGTGTAGCTATTGATGAAGAAtatgaaaaagataaaaagactGGAAAACTTAAAAGACTTAAAACTGGCGATTCAGTATG GAATTTCCATGTATGGAATGAGTGTTGGATGACCCGGAATGATCTTGGGAATGGCTATGATGGTTGGCAAGTCATCGATGCAACACCACAAGAAGTTAGTGGAG GTGTTTATAGATGTGGACCTGCTCCAGTTACTGCAATAAAGCGAGGAGAACTTGGCAGAATGCAGTATGACCTGCCATTTGTATTTGCTGAAGTAAACGCTGATGTTATTAAATGGGTTAAACTTTCATCATCGAAATGGGAAAAACTTGATGTAGACACATCTag AGTTGGTAAAAATATAAGTACGAAAGAGCCAGATGGTAAACCATACGATAAAAATCAGTCACTGTTCCCATGGAATTGGGGTAAAGATGATGGACGTTTTGATATTACACATGAATATAAATACAAAGAAG GAACTTTAGAAGAACGGCTAGCAGTGCAAAATGCTGGTAAAGCATCGAAGAAAGTACGACAAGTTGACGAAGCTGAACATATG GATGTGGTGATGGATATTGTTGGTAATGACGGTATTTTACTCGGAAGCAATTTTGACGTGGAGGTCAAAGTAAAAAACCAATCTAAAGATCATAAAGTACGGACCATCACGGTCCTGGATATAGGTGTAGAACCAAAGCTCTATACTGGTGAAACTGGTGACGAATTTGCTGAAAAGCGGTACAATGACATCCGATTGAAATATGAAGAAG AGGAAACATTTAAGTTTACACTGAAACCCGATGACTATCTAGACCATCTCGAAGAGCAATATATGATGAATATAACTGCTACGGCTCAAGTCAAAGAGACTGGCAAAGTACATATCAAAGAGGAGGACTACAGACTTAGGAGACCAGATATAGAAGTTGAG gcTCCAAAGTCTGGAAAAAGATATAAACCGTTTGAAATAAACGTGTCTCTGAAAAATCCATTATCGAAACCAATGACGAAATGTGTTGTTCATGTTGAAGCTAACGGTATAGTGAACGTAGAGGAAAAAATCAG CGACATTCCTGCAAATTCAACATGGAAGCACTCAATTACAATAAAGGCCAAAAGATATGGAAGAATAACCATGAACGTCACTCTGGATTGTGTGGAGATAAAAGATATTACTGGCTATGCAAATATTGAAATTGAGCCATAA